One window from the genome of [Clostridium] celerecrescens 18A encodes:
- a CDS encoding aldo/keto reductase, with the protein MQYRDFGKTGIKVSALGFGAMRLPILQEETVDEERAVSMIRHAIDEGVNYIDTAYPYHQGESERIVGNALRDGYREKTYLATKCPVWKLEKPEDFDEVLDEQLKKLQTDHIDLYLLHALSRDRFEDKVKKFDLVTRMEKAREEGKIKYLGFSFHDSYDVFQDILDYYDGWDFCQIQYNYVDLEHQAGVKGLKAAADKGLAVVVMEPLLGGKLADPAEHVKKVFPEEKSTVEYALDFLWDQQEVSLLLSGMSDEKQLEENLVYADRSHIGMVKPEEKQVYKEAKEIFDSMALVGCTGCRYCLPCPFGLEIPEIFSYYNMTAAHKESEAKAGYEAMPVKAEGCKACHHCEKECPQMIKISEIMPEVAHVFAKLQA; encoded by the coding sequence ATGCAATATCGTGATTTTGGAAAAACAGGAATTAAGGTATCGGCCCTGGGGTTTGGAGCCATGAGACTTCCGATTCTTCAGGAGGAAACGGTGGATGAAGAACGGGCGGTATCCATGATCCGCCATGCCATTGATGAAGGAGTGAACTATATCGATACGGCATATCCTTACCATCAGGGAGAAAGCGAAAGGATCGTGGGAAACGCTTTAAGGGATGGCTACCGGGAGAAAACATATCTGGCTACCAAATGTCCGGTATGGAAGCTTGAAAAGCCCGAAGATTTTGATGAGGTCCTAGATGAGCAGCTTAAAAAGCTTCAGACAGACCACATAGATTTATATTTGCTTCATGCTTTAAGCAGGGATCGTTTTGAAGATAAGGTCAAAAAATTCGATCTTGTAACGCGCATGGAAAAAGCCAGGGAAGAAGGCAAAATAAAATATCTTGGTTTTTCCTTCCATGATTCATATGATGTATTTCAGGATATCCTAGATTATTATGATGGATGGGATTTCTGCCAGATTCAGTATAACTACGTGGATTTAGAGCATCAGGCCGGAGTTAAGGGACTGAAGGCTGCGGCAGACAAAGGACTTGCGGTGGTTGTCATGGAACCTCTTCTTGGAGGAAAGCTGGCTGATCCTGCGGAACATGTAAAAAAGGTATTCCCTGAGGAAAAATCCACTGTGGAATACGCCCTTGATTTTTTATGGGACCAGCAGGAAGTGAGCCTTCTTCTAAGCGGAATGAGCGACGAAAAGCAGCTTGAGGAAAATCTGGTTTATGCAGACCGCAGCCATATCGGAATGGTAAAGCCGGAAGAGAAACAGGTTTATAAAGAGGCAAAGGAAATCTTTGATTCCATGGCCCTGGTAGGCTGCACCGGATGCCGTTATTGCCTTCCCTGTCCCTTTGGTCTGGAGATCCCGGAGATTTTCTCATATTATAACATGACAGCCGCCCATAAAGAGAGTGAGGCAAAGGCCGGATACGAGGCCATGCCTGTAAAGGCGGAAGGCTGTAAGGCATGTCATCACTGCGAAAAGGAATGTCCGCAGATGATTAAGATCAGTGAGATTATGCCAGAAGTTGCTCACGTGTTTGCAAAGCTTCAGGCTTAA